From the Prochlorococcus sp. MIT 1223 genome, the window TTCAATATATTTATCCAATCTATATTTTATTAACGATGGATAGGATTTGCTATAGGTATTATACAGTCAAAAAAATTAGTAACTATAAAATGATAATTGATAGTTACTAATTCATTATAAAACATTTAAATTATTATAAGTAGGCTATATGTGATGAAAGAATTAATACAGAATGATGGTGAATAAGAATAACTTTATAAAATCTTATCCCTAGAATATATTAATATATAGGCAGATTAAGTGGTTTTGATAAATTTAATTAGATATACATTTATAGTCTCAAATTATCAAGCGACAATTTAATTACAAAGTATTCCAACCTTGGCCATCGAAATCAAAATTAAATTGTGAAAACTTGGTACTGCTTTATCTAATGCCACTAAGAATATCAAAAATGACATTGAGGTCATTGATAAATATTGAAGCCAGTGAATGCCAGCACCATCAAGTCCGTTCTTATCAAACCCAGTACTAGTCATTTAGGAAACGCAAGGTCTGACACATTAGCGCATTAAAACTTTTTGTGTGTTTTCTAGATAAAAGAAAAATATAAACTCAGTTGATTAAGGAATATATCTTATTAGTGCTATAGGAAATGTTTGGAATTATGTAGAGATGGACTCAGTAACAACCTTAAGTAAGTCAATGATGCTGATGGATTGGGACCCTTACGTTATTTTCGTATATTTCCTTGCCTAGGTGCCTTATTCATATGGCCTCTTATCACAGCCTAAAAAAAAGTGATAAAGGGAGATGGGTGGTTTAAGTTAAATAAAGATATTGAGGAATTATGCGAAACCTTTTACTTGCTCTATGCCTAATCACATCAATTCTTCTGACTGGTTGGAGCAGCATAAGTGCAAACTCTGACCAGCTAGAAAGTCTCATCCAAGAGCCAACCTTATCCTCAGAGGAAGAGGAAAGTACACTTGAAATGATAGTTGGACCAACTCAAGCAGATAAACCTATAGAGAAGCTATTTGGGGAACAAAAAGAAATGAGCATGGAAGAAATATTTGGGAGCGAGCAGGTATTTCCTTTTGAGCCAGGATTTAGCTAACTAATTTCGAGATATTACCAAAGTATTAGTAGACGATCCTTTAACTAGAGTAAAAAATCAATTTTACATCTAAATTAGTAGTTAAACTTATATTAGTATATAAATAGTCAATATTAATTATTCACTTCTTCAATTTGCTCTCCAAGCCTTGAGCTTTCATATTGGTTGAGACCCCAGCAAAGCCAATGACAAAAAAGGCTATGTAGAATAAGGCCGCAGAGAGTATTATTAAAGAAATCAGAAGCAATGGATTCATTTGTGTTTTAATAATTAATGATAGAGTCTAGATTATTATAAGCTTAGGAAAAAGTACTAAGTTAATTTATTATAATAGACAAAAAAATAATAAAAAAGGGTTTCTAGAAAACTTATAAGTATAGATTTGTATGATAGGTTAGCAAGCTTTTCTAATAACAATCCTTAAAAAAATTTTTTGAGAGTTCTATCGATTAAATGGATCAGGACGTTTAAGATCAAACCATGAATAGAAATATAGTGATTGCTTTTAACTCTAAGGAAAGACAATTTAAAATTACTAAGAAATTTATTTGTTTTTTAAAGTTCCATATTCAGCTGTTAATATTTTAATTCTGGTTATAAAGAAAAGAATAGAAGATAAAGTTAAGAATTAATTATAGAGAAAGTAATAAATAATTTTAAAATAATAATAGAGCGTGGCAAATTTTAAATATAATTATATTTACTAATCATTTCCATAGTCCATTTTTAGATAAAAGATCTTGTATATTAGGCCATGCTGAAATCAATTCCTTAATTGTCTTACGATTGGGAGTATAGAAAACACATGAGAATGTACTTAAGATATAAACACAAAACCAAAGATTACTAACACGGAAAATAATTATAAAAGAAAAAATAAAGCTAACTAAAAAGAACAACAATAACGAACGGTTAATTATTTCAAGAGGTGACTTCCTAAGCCTTAAAAAATGTCTATTTAAGTATTTTCTCTCATATACTAACCTCTTCTCCTCGTCTCTCTCCTCCTGAATAAATCTTGCAGCTTCATCATCTAACTCATTATTTGAGTTTACAATGTCAGCTATTTGATCATTGGATATGTTTCCAAAAGGATCGTAAGCCTTTTTTCTGTCTAACATAAATATTCAGTACTAAAAAAGGTCTTTAATTAATTTAGACAGAAACTATCATAATTATATTGAATTATGATTATACCATAATGTTTTAAAATTTATTTATTTATAGAACATCATTGATTTATCAGCAGATTGTGCAGATTTAATGATTATCGAAACTTTTAAAAATATCATCTTAAAAAAGCAGAAGATAAGATAATCATTACATTAAATTGAAGATTTGCACCATCTCGTCAAGGTATTTATAATCAGCATACGTATATGCTAATAGACTTTCATGACAAAGAGAAATTCTTTTCTTAAGAAGATTTATAAAATTAACAAACATGGATATATTACAGGATCTTCTCTTATATTGATAGCAATTTGTCTAATCCCTGGAGCAATAAAAAGCGCCAGTGAGGTTTTTTGTATAGGTCAATCCTCTAATAAAATTTGGCTTTTAGAAAATAACCACTCAGAAGCCAATATGATAGCTGTACAACGTTGTAATGGTAGAAATTAATGGCATTTTTATCTCGTTTCTTTATTTATATTGAAAGGAACCTTTTTATTATTTAATTAAGTCTTTTACCTTATTGCTAATCTTCACGCCAATTATAAGAATATTACAAATTTCTCATAGTTTAAGTTATCTAAATTTAATATTTTATTTAGTCATGGTTTATTAAAATTATTTAATAATTTTTCATATAAAAGTCTTTTAAGAATTTAAAAGGTATGAAATACAAAGAGAACTTCTGAATCAAATGTCTTGATTAGCTAAAAGTTAATGACAAAAGCAAATTTATTTATTTTTATGTGAGATGCTTTTGTTCATACTATTTAGCCTGTCATGCAACTTTATCTAGTTGACGCACAATTCCCAAATATCGAAAATCAGATTGCTGCCTATAAGCAATTTATAAAGGTTTGGGAGAATGGTGAGATGGCAAAACAAGATAAATTTGATGGATTTGAAATGCTGTTTAGAGTTCATGCTCCCGCAGAAGGTCGGGTAGTTCTACTTTGTAAGGCAAATAGTGATAAAGAGCTATTTGCTCACTTTGCTCCTTGGCGTGCTCAGTTTGGAATCGATATGGAAATGACTCCAGTAATCAGTTGTCAGAATGTAGTTGACTACCACAAAGATCTTTTCTCGAAAATGGGAGAATTATGAAAAAAATAAAAAGAACATTTTTTACTTTTTGCCTTGTTCTTTTTATCTTTCTTCAGATTATTCCGGACAACGTACAAGCAGGTTATTTGCCTTTCGATGAAATCAATGAAGCGCAAAGTAAACTCAGTTATAAAAATACGAAGGAGAAAAACTTAGACGAAATTTTAGGTCCAGAAGATAATTTCCCATTTTTACCAGATAATCATCGAGACAGCTCTAATCCGATTGGCAGAATAGGAAAGATAACTGAAGTACCTTAATTGCTTATTTAAAATAACTAATAATTATGAAAATAATATATAAAAGTGAATTCATGGAAAAACATAAGCCCAT encodes:
- a CDS encoding DUF3303 domain-containing protein; the encoded protein is MQLYLVDAQFPNIENQIAAYKQFIKVWENGEMAKQDKFDGFEMLFRVHAPAEGRVVLLCKANSDKELFAHFAPWRAQFGIDMEMTPVISCQNVVDYHKDLFSKMGEL
- a CDS encoding DUP family protein, which gives rise to MLDRKKAYDPFGNISNDQIADIVNSNNELDDEAARFIQEERDEEKRLVYERKYLNRHFLRLRKSPLEIINRSLLLFFLVSFIFSFIIIFRVSNLWFCVYILSTFSCVFYTPNRKTIKELISAWPNIQDLLSKNGLWK